The proteins below are encoded in one region of Periplaneta americana isolate PAMFEO1 chromosome 11, P.americana_PAMFEO1_priV1, whole genome shotgun sequence:
- the LOC138708714 gene encoding venom carboxylesterase-6-like, with product MISATKLLLLTVTLVCGAAPPQVGPLVHVEQGALRGTYLTSSGGRIFAAFQGIPYAKPPIGKHRFKDPIPTKPWRGVWPASKPGSSCLQYFFVSQAEASTMKALQGAEDCLYINVYSPMLPAGGSAPLLDVIVNIHGGGFTYAEGSYLGPKYLLDRDVVLVTFNYRLGPLGFLSTEDEVVPGNMGLKDQTAALRWIQRNIASFGGNPASVTLTGQSAGGASVQYHYLSPTSHGLFQRGISQSGSALCPWTQMKNGREKAVRLAQALGCGTQTSRELVDCLRHRPASMIVQQVPTFQGWLNNPYTPFGPTVEVAGATPFLDRQPIDMLLDGSVQDLPWIISVTTEEGLFPAADWVDREDTLHELQTRFAELAPHILDFNYTAAEEQKQAVAQKIHQFYFQGKPISPDTTSKVIQMVGDRMFVVEVERAARLQAAVNSAPVYFYQFGYRGKHSFSEAMSGSDTNFGVSHGDDTAFIFDVGYCNTEEIQHDRDMSKLLLDIWTHFISNGNPIPNGKNLVWEQVDGSSEELAYLYIGNSSYLEMKSSLDLGNREFWDSLPISEPQINVKIQPLREEL from the exons ATGATTTCAGCAACGAAACTACTGTTATTAACAGTCACACTAGTGTGTGGTGCTGCACCACCTCAGGTGGGACCACTGGTTCATGTTGAACAAGGGGCACTCCGTGGAACATACCTCACCTCATCTGGAGGAAGAATATTTGCAGCATTCCAAGGAATACCCTACGCAAAACCACCCATCGGAAAACATCGATTCAAG GATCCCATACCAACAAAGCCATGGAGAGGAGTATGGCCAGCTTCGAAACCTGGGAGTTCATGTCTGCAGTATTTCTTCGTTTCTCAAGCAGAAGCTTCAACAATGAAAGCACTGCAGGGAGCAGAAGACTGTCTTTATATTAATGTTTACTCGCCAATG TTGCCAGCAGGGGGCAGTGCTCCACTTCTAGACGTCATTGTAAATATACATGGAGGAGGCTTTACATATGCTGAAGGAAGCTATTTGGGTCCTAAATACCTTCTGGATCGAGATGTTGTTCTAGTAACTTTCAACTACAGACTAGGACCACTTG GTTTCCTTAGCACAGAAGATGAAGTGGTTCCAGGAAACATGGGACTGAAAGATCAAACTGCAGCTCTACGTTGGATCCAGAGGAATATTGCTTCATTCGGTGGCAATCCAGCCAGTGTTACACTAACTGGGCAATCTGCAGGAGGCGCCAGTGTTCAATACCACTATTTATCACCAACATCTCATG GCTTATTTCAACGTGGAATCTCCCAGAGTGGAAGTGCTTTATGTCCGTGGACACAGATGAAAAACGGAAGAGAAAAAGCTGTGAGACTGGCACAAGCATTAGGCTGTGGCACACAGACTTCACGAGAGCTGGTGGACTGCTTGAGGCACAGGCCAGCTAGCATGATCGTACAACAAGTCCCCACATTTCAg GGATGGCTCAACAACCCTTATACTCCGTTTGGACCTACTGTAGAAGTGGCAGGGGCAACTCCATTTCTGGACAGACAACCAATAGACATGCTCTTGGATGGCAGTGTTCAAGACCTACCATGGATTATAAGTGTTACAACAGAGGAAGGTCTTTTTCCTGCAGCAG ACTGGGTGGACAGAGAAGACACGCTACATGAACTGCAGACCAGGTTCGCTGAGCTGGCGCCCCACATACTGGACTTCAACTATACAGCAGCAGAAGAGCAGAAGCAGGCTGTTGCCCAGAAAATTCACCAATTTTATTTCCAAGGGAAGCCAATATCTCCTGACACTACAAGCAAGGTTATACAG ATGGTAGGAGATCGAATGTTTGTTGTGGAAGTGGAACGAGCTGCAAGGCTCCAAGCAGCCGTCAACTCTGCACCCGTCTACTTCTACCAGTTTGGGTACAGGGGCAAACACAGTTTCTCTGAAGCTATGTCAGGATCAGACACTAATTTTG GGGTTTCCCATGGAGACGACACAGCATTCATATTCGATGTGGGCTATTGCAACACTGAGGAGATTCAGCACGACAGGGATATGTCTAAATTATTACTTGATATTTGGACTCACTTCATAAGCAACGG aaatccCATTCCTAACGGAAAGAACTTAGTATGGGAACAAGTAGATGGCAGCAGTGAAGAACTCGCGTATTTATACATTGGAAACAGCAGCTATCTAGAGATGAAATCCAGTTTAGACTTGGGAAACAGAGAATTTTGGGATTCTCTGCCCATCAGTGAACCACAGATTAATGTCAAGATACAGCCTTTACGTGAAGAACTATAG